One Petrotoga sp. 9PW.55.5.1 genomic window carries:
- a CDS encoding cation:proton antiporter subunit C, whose product MTLYNTLVFLIIFIGLFGVIVKNDLILKFFNLGVFQGGVVLFFVLLAYEEHSPIITIDLQNFADPLIHSFLLTVIVIGFANLALMLVFTMILSSQYKTRDVNEIEKKIIEK is encoded by the coding sequence ATGACTTTATATAATACATTAGTCTTTCTTATAATTTTTATAGGTTTATTTGGAGTTATTGTTAAAAATGACCTTATATTAAAATTTTTTAATCTAGGAGTTTTTCAAGGAGGAGTTGTCCTATTTTTTGTCCTTCTAGCTTATGAGGAGCACTCTCCGATAATCACTATTGATTTACAGAACTTTGCTGATCCTTTGATTCATTCATTCCTATTAACAGTTATAGTAATCGGGTTTGCTAATCTTGCTTTAATGCTAGTTTTTACCATGATACTATCTTCTCAGTATAAAACTAGAGATGTCAACGAAATTGAAAAAAAGATTATCGAAAAATAA
- a CDS encoding monovalent cation/H(+) antiporter subunit G — MIANILLGIGSLFIFLGTIGLFTMEDLYSKIQAVGISDTVGVISILLSLILKYPESSGRLIILSVITIILNPAISSIIAYYAAKTGEKVGKKSNE, encoded by the coding sequence ATGATCGCTAACATATTGCTTGGAATAGGATCTTTATTTATATTTCTTGGTACTATAGGATTGTTTACAATGGAAGATCTATATTCTAAAATCCAAGCTGTCGGCATTTCCGATACCGTTGGGGTTATTTCTATTCTTTTATCTTTAATCCTTAAATATCCGGAAAGCTCAGGAAGATTGATAATTCTTTCTGTTATTACGATAATTTTGAATCCAGCTATATCCTCTATTATAGCTTACTACGCTGCAAAAACCGGAGAAAAGGTTGGTAAAAAATCAAATGAATAG
- a CDS encoding HD-GYP domain-containing protein — MKKVPFYELKPGQVVAEDIFKDSTLLISKGTVLKNKDIIRLRNHGIKNVEVYDENDFLEKKIEEKISIEFDNIPAIVEEETYKEWHEHFEFVKDITHLKDDPSELDSLAEDIYKKFLKSEDVILNLFHSLGDEALNAHSINTAIISSIIASKLDMPDIFLNNLLKACLLHDIGYSLIGKRVVFDYIDIEDVTVRSHIVSAYETFKDMQKKIGKEVVDAISTHHERFDGTGIFMRLKENDISPLVRILQIGDAYDSFIEAGNTPYDAMSFLLRYSGLIFDPYYVSVFFSIVGLYPTGTQVILNNGKKATVVKKGKTSSFPVVECEGNTIETGIDTGLFIREVIKEGE, encoded by the coding sequence ATGAAAAAAGTTCCTTTTTATGAATTAAAGCCCGGTCAAGTAGTTGCAGAAGATATCTTCAAAGATTCAACTCTATTAATATCTAAAGGCACGGTTTTAAAAAACAAAGATATCATCAGGTTAAGAAATCATGGTATTAAGAACGTAGAAGTTTATGATGAAAACGACTTTCTGGAAAAAAAGATCGAAGAAAAAATATCTATAGAATTTGATAACATTCCTGCTATCGTAGAAGAAGAAACTTACAAGGAATGGCATGAACATTTTGAATTTGTAAAAGATATAACCCACTTAAAAGATGACCCCTCAGAATTAGATTCTCTCGCAGAAGATATTTACAAAAAGTTTTTAAAATCCGAAGATGTTATTTTAAATCTTTTTCATTCTTTGGGGGATGAAGCACTGAATGCTCATTCTATAAACACTGCCATTATATCGAGTATAATTGCTTCAAAATTGGATATGCCTGATATATTTTTAAATAATCTGCTTAAGGCTTGCTTGCTGCATGATATTGGATATAGTTTAATTGGAAAGAGGGTTGTTTTTGATTATATTGATATAGAAGATGTAACAGTAAGGTCTCACATAGTTTCAGCATATGAAACCTTCAAAGACATGCAAAAAAAAATTGGCAAAGAGGTTGTAGATGCCATTTCTACCCATCATGAAAGATTTGATGGAACAGGAATTTTTATGAGATTGAAAGAAAACGATATTAGCCCTCTTGTAAGAATACTACAAATAGGGGATGCGTATGATTCTTTCATAGAAGCCGGAAATACACCATACGATGCCATGAGCTTTCTTTTAAGATATTCAGGATTAATTTTTGATCCTTACTATGTTAGCGTTTTCTTTTCGATCGTAGGACTGTACCCAACAGGTACTCAAGTTATTCTAAATAATGGGAAAAAAGCCACTGTAGTAAAAAAAGGTAAAACATCATCTTTTCCCGTAGTGGAATGTGAAGGTAATACTATTGAAACGGGTATAGATACCGGGTTATTTATAAGAGAAGTCATTAAAGAAGGAGAATAG
- a CDS encoding bifunctional oligoribonuclease/PAP phosphatase NrnA yields MKGNIKEITKEIVKNEKILLVGHILPDGDDVSSLTSMKLGLEKLGKKVSAVIDDDIPEYLLQFPTIKASIESFKDVENNIYQNFDLMIILDSSSPDRVGRFEKYLNSFRVLLIDHHVTNTHFGNINWVDPTMGSTAQMVYRILKDFNIDYDNELANMNLLGIATDTGFFKYQNAGSTVFRDAADLIEKGANISYIANTILDNTPLEHILLYKDILNELKITSEGRIAYSLLTLGMLAKYNILPKDSPSFVENIRSIRNVEIAIVFQEYKENLYHVSLRSKKWADVSKIALKYGGGGHPRAAGFSIQTRNIEKSIKEIVEDISKYLRESIGDLTF; encoded by the coding sequence TTGAAAGGAAATATTAAGGAAATAACTAAAGAAATAGTAAAAAATGAGAAAATATTATTAGTAGGTCATATATTACCCGATGGGGATGATGTTAGTAGTTTAACTTCGATGAAATTAGGACTGGAAAAATTAGGAAAAAAAGTTTCTGCCGTTATAGATGATGATATTCCAGAATATTTATTACAATTTCCAACTATAAAAGCTTCCATTGAAAGTTTCAAAGATGTAGAAAATAATATTTATCAAAACTTTGACTTAATGATAATTCTAGATTCTTCATCACCAGATAGAGTAGGTAGGTTTGAGAAATACTTGAATTCTTTTCGAGTTTTATTAATCGATCACCATGTTACTAACACACATTTTGGAAACATTAATTGGGTTGATCCTACAATGGGTTCAACTGCACAGATGGTTTATAGAATACTAAAAGATTTTAACATTGATTATGATAATGAGTTAGCTAACATGAACTTACTTGGAATAGCTACTGATACGGGATTTTTTAAATACCAAAATGCCGGTTCAACTGTTTTTAGAGATGCGGCTGATTTAATTGAAAAAGGTGCGAATATAAGTTACATCGCAAATACTATATTAGATAACACTCCTTTGGAACATATTTTATTATACAAAGATATACTCAATGAGCTGAAAATAACTTCCGAAGGACGAATAGCTTACTCTTTATTAACGCTCGGTATGCTTGCTAAATATAATATCTTACCAAAAGATAGTCCTTCTTTTGTAGAAAATATACGTTCTATAAGAAATGTTGAAATAGCTATTGTATTTCAAGAGTACAAAGAAAATTTATACCATGTTTCTTTAAGGTCAAAAAAATGGGCAGATGTTTCAAAAATAGCTTTAAAGTATGGGGGAGGGGGGCACCCTCGGGCCGCCGGGTTTTCCATTCAAACTCGTAATATTGAAAAATCAATTAAAGAAATAGTTGAAGATATATCTAAATATTTAAGGGAATCCATTGGTGATTTAACTTTTTAA
- a CDS encoding MnhB domain-containing protein, giving the protein MKNLILFFLFVLIFLVITFNLSLGEMMSFYEPKDIISENGSTNMVSAIILDYRLYDTFFEILVFTMAVIGVSEFIGKIPISESNNQNLSYDTPIIKVITPIFFQIIVLISIYISTTGHIAPGGGFAAGTILGTGFLAVSLVKPTDEIENLFIKSKIEILKMLVPLFIIAYGLFGYLWGGTFFSNFNLQGTPGKLASGGSALLLNFLIYFEVFGGSWTILYRFLKHRGLL; this is encoded by the coding sequence GTGAAAAATCTGATATTATTTTTTCTATTTGTATTAATATTTTTAGTTATAACTTTCAATTTAAGCTTGGGAGAGATGATGAGTTTCTATGAACCAAAAGATATAATCTCAGAAAATGGATCAACGAATATGGTATCAGCAATTATTCTTGACTATAGGTTATATGATACTTTTTTTGAAATACTTGTCTTTACAATGGCTGTTATTGGAGTTTCAGAATTCATCGGTAAAATACCTATTAGCGAATCAAATAATCAAAATCTTTCATATGATACTCCCATTATAAAAGTAATAACCCCAATCTTTTTTCAAATTATCGTTCTAATCTCTATTTATATTTCAACTACTGGTCATATAGCCCCTGGTGGTGGATTCGCTGCAGGTACTATATTAGGTACAGGCTTTTTAGCGGTTTCATTAGTTAAACCAACTGATGAAATTGAAAATTTATTTATTAAGTCAAAGATTGAGATTCTCAAAATGTTGGTCCCTTTATTCATAATCGCTTATGGTCTTTTTGGTTATCTTTGGGGAGGAACTTTTTTCTCCAATTTTAATTTACAAGGAACTCCTGGTAAATTAGCAAGCGGAGGATCCGCATTATTATTAAACTTCTTGATATACTTCGAAGTTTTTGGCGGTTCCTGGACCATTTTATACAGATTTCTAAAACATAGAGGTTTACTATGA
- a CDS encoding purine-nucleoside phosphorylase — MPNKIEKASQYIKDNIELKPFLGLILGSGLGYIADKVKNPKSIDYKDIPFFPQSSVEGHEGKLVTGTIEGIAVIILKGRFHAYEGIDLKKIVFPIYVMKSLGVKGLIITNAAGGVNRTFTPGDIVANTDFINFTFKNPLRGPNIDDFGPRFPSMVEPVDKKWIDIVIDKCQEEGIKIKKGTYLWTMGPSYETPAEIKMFEKFGADLVGMSTLPEVMAANHVGLNTISFSAVTNMAAGILPEPLKHEEVLRTTEKIKNQFEKVVYNSIKLF, encoded by the coding sequence ATGCCTAACAAAATAGAAAAAGCGTCTCAATATATCAAAGATAATATTGAATTAAAACCTTTCTTGGGTTTAATCTTAGGTTCTGGTTTAGGATATATAGCTGACAAAGTAAAAAACCCAAAGAGTATCGATTACAAAGACATACCTTTCTTTCCCCAATCCAGTGTAGAGGGTCATGAAGGAAAATTAGTTACAGGAACCATAGAAGGCATTGCTGTTATTATATTAAAAGGAAGATTTCATGCTTATGAAGGTATAGACCTCAAAAAAATAGTTTTTCCCATATATGTAATGAAAAGTTTAGGAGTTAAAGGTTTAATAATCACAAATGCGGCCGGAGGTGTAAATAGAACTTTCACTCCTGGAGATATAGTAGCCAATACAGATTTTATCAATTTTACTTTCAAAAACCCTCTTAGAGGTCCAAACATCGATGATTTTGGCCCAAGATTCCCTTCTATGGTTGAACCTGTTGATAAGAAATGGATTGATATTGTTATAGATAAATGTCAAGAAGAAGGAATAAAAATTAAAAAAGGTACGTATTTATGGACTATGGGTCCTTCTTACGAAACACCTGCTGAGATAAAAATGTTTGAAAAATTTGGAGCAGATTTAGTTGGTATGTCTACTTTGCCCGAAGTAATGGCGGCAAATCACGTGGGTTTAAATACAATTTCTTTTTCTGCTGTTACGAATATGGCCGCTGGAATACTACCTGAACCTCTGAAGCATGAAGAGGTTCTAAGAACTACTGAAAAGATTAAAAACCAATTTGAAAAAGTGGTCTATAACTCTATCAAATTATTCTAA
- a CDS encoding DUF4040 domain-containing protein codes for MNSSMILLFFSLIVLSMYILAQKSYINAILGYGAFSVALSILFFILNAPDVAFVEITIGAAFVTYIYLIAIKKTAEVKIYYIETPYMIEEKEGNLTGFEYELIKEFLERKGLDADFIKVEDENLIENINDHGEILIGGIIIEKNYDNIIPSDTILPSKLYSIGQPKKTCNGIFVSNLEKSTVDNLEDDFLIDAVRYRKKIMEGETILSKNAEVLRESGYRILFYIKDKSLCADFNKYLEEIKSDPNYYENLVRRYIG; via the coding sequence ATGAATAGTTCGATGATTTTATTGTTTTTTAGCTTGATTGTATTATCTATGTACATTTTAGCTCAAAAAAGTTATATCAACGCAATTCTTGGATACGGTGCTTTTTCTGTCGCGTTATCTATACTATTTTTTATATTAAACGCACCGGATGTAGCTTTTGTTGAAATAACTATTGGCGCAGCTTTTGTTACTTATATATATTTAATAGCAATAAAAAAGACTGCGGAAGTTAAGATATACTATATCGAAACTCCTTACATGATTGAAGAAAAAGAAGGTAACTTGACAGGTTTTGAATATGAATTAATTAAGGAATTCTTAGAAAGAAAAGGTTTGGACGCTGATTTTATTAAGGTTGAAGATGAAAACTTAATTGAGAATATTAATGATCATGGTGAAATATTAATAGGTGGAATTATTATTGAAAAAAATTATGACAATATAATCCCCTCAGATACTATCTTACCATCAAAATTATATTCCATTGGCCAACCAAAAAAAACTTGTAATGGTATCTTCGTTTCAAATTTAGAAAAAAGTACTGTAGATAATTTAGAAGATGATTTTTTAATTGATGCGGTAAGATACAGAAAAAAAATAATGGAAGGCGAGACTATCTTATCAAAAAATGCAGAGGTTTTGAGGGAATCAGGTTATAGAATATTGTTCTATATAAAAGATAAATCTTTGTGTGCTGATTTTAATAAATACTTAGAAGAAATAAAATCTGATCCAAATTACTACGAAAACCTCGTAAGGAGGTATATAGGGTGA
- a CDS encoding Na+/H+ antiporter subunit E translates to MTYIFLFLIWGVLINDFSDISIILGLLAVLITVKITDIFFKNTTYGTVEMLLYSLGSLLKMYKNAILFLPLILMKKKYSGLTHINVKNKSDFEKAAIANAITLTPKTLALYEENETLVVHRVSSNPDEAHNPDGVWEGDII, encoded by the coding sequence ATGACTTATATTTTTTTGTTTTTAATTTGGGGAGTTCTTATAAACGATTTTTCTGATATTTCTATAATATTGGGCCTTTTAGCTGTATTAATTACCGTTAAAATTACTGATATTTTTTTCAAAAACACCACATATGGAACCGTTGAAATGTTATTGTATAGTTTGGGAAGTTTGTTGAAAATGTACAAAAATGCTATTTTATTTTTACCTTTAATATTGATGAAAAAAAAATATTCTGGATTAACTCATATTAATGTTAAAAACAAATCTGATTTTGAGAAAGCTGCTATAGCAAATGCCATAACTCTGACGCCGAAAACTCTCGCATTATACGAAGAAAATGAAACTCTTGTAGTTCATAGAGTTTCATCAAATCCCGATGAGGCTCATAACCCTGATGGAGTCTGGGAAGGAGATATTATTTGA
- a CDS encoding pitrilysin family protein translates to MYSFKKLDNGLDVILIKRDSMMSAAIIFCVKAGSSNEKNENAGLSHLIEHTSFRATKNRNIYQIKHPIEEVGGVLNAFTSKIFTVFYSKVPSVKVNDTIDILSDIIYNPLLDEKDIEKEKTIIIEEISSYEDDPLNIVFEKLYEGIYDTDFSRPILGYKDTVLNMNKDVIRDYHEKFYAPENSTVIISGKFDEDIVLKSLGKIKNTFKPKNTIKSPKITDEEITLRNYKVDLASNYVVEGFKAPSKLENEYYSTLILNTFLGSGMSSLLFSKIREEEGLAYEVASDYVTYPKSGLLLFYAATTNENLEKLLVRMQEIPEEIKNDKTLEKWFEYGKKRLIGKLTLEIENNLSLALNILDLYINYGKIITIEDFIKKIEKIEIEDVLNTSNKIFSNNRYISILSPKK, encoded by the coding sequence TTGTACAGTTTTAAAAAATTAGATAATGGTCTTGATGTAATTTTGATAAAACGAGATTCTATGATGAGTGCAGCTATAATTTTTTGTGTTAAAGCTGGCTCTTCTAATGAAAAGAATGAGAATGCAGGATTATCTCATCTTATTGAGCATACCTCATTCAGAGCAACAAAAAACAGAAATATCTATCAAATAAAACACCCCATAGAAGAAGTTGGAGGAGTTTTAAATGCTTTTACTTCAAAAATTTTTACTGTTTTCTACTCAAAAGTTCCATCTGTAAAAGTTAACGATACAATAGATATTTTGTCGGATATTATTTATAATCCACTTCTTGATGAAAAAGACATAGAAAAAGAAAAAACTATAATAATAGAAGAAATTTCTTCTTATGAAGACGATCCATTAAATATAGTATTTGAAAAATTATATGAAGGTATTTATGATACCGACTTTTCTAGGCCTATACTAGGTTATAAAGATACTGTTTTAAATATGAATAAAGATGTAATTCGAGATTATCATGAAAAGTTTTATGCACCTGAAAATTCCACGGTAATAATATCTGGAAAATTTGATGAGGATATCGTATTAAAAAGCCTTGGCAAAATTAAAAATACATTCAAACCAAAAAATACTATTAAAAGTCCAAAAATCACTGATGAAGAAATAACCTTAAGAAACTATAAGGTTGATCTTGCCAGTAATTATGTGGTGGAGGGATTTAAAGCTCCTTCAAAATTAGAAAATGAATATTATTCTACCTTAATACTTAACACTTTTTTAGGTAGTGGAATGAGTTCTCTCTTGTTTTCAAAAATACGCGAAGAAGAGGGACTAGCCTATGAAGTTGCTTCCGATTATGTAACTTATCCAAAATCTGGCTTATTATTATTTTATGCTGCTACAACTAATGAAAATCTAGAAAAATTACTCGTTAGAATGCAAGAAATTCCTGAAGAAATTAAAAATGATAAAACTCTTGAAAAATGGTTTGAATACGGTAAAAAAAGATTGATTGGAAAACTCACTCTTGAAATTGAAAATAATTTATCATTGGCATTAAATATTTTAGATTTGTACATAAATTATGGTAAAATCATTACAATAGAAGATTTTATAAAGAAAATAGAAAAAATAGAAATTGAGGATGTATTAAATACATCAAACAAAATTTTCTCAAATAATCGATATATATCGATACTTTCTCCCAAAAAATAA
- a CDS encoding polyribonucleotide nucleotidyltransferase, with product MKVWERELFGRKLRIEHGKVAKQALGSVLLTFDESTILVTTDASEESVKGQDFFPLTVEFQEKFYAVGKIPGGFIKREGKPSDEAILAARLIDRPIRPLFPENFFNEVQVIATVFSMLNDDSIETWGITGASLALNLSPIPFEGVVAGVRIGYVDGKFIAFPTQEELKKSKIDMVVAGTKDAITMVEGESLEVSEEEMVEALMFAQEKILEIIKLEEEIISEFNIEKWEVKNEVVPEEFINDYLSLIDEGELENVLLTQGKKNRDKALSEFKEQITKNFEETFLEKWSENFYEDKKRFLHNAFEDKLQKTMRNMIVQQNKRVDGRTTDEIRNINCEVGLIPRVHGSALFTRGETQSLGTVTLGAPMDVQIIDTIFSDEEKRFMLHYNFPPFSTGEVKRLRGVSRREIGHGHLAERAHKNLIPNDEEFPYTIRVVSDILESNGSSSMASVCSASLALMDAGVPIKKHVAGIAMGLIFENNDFVVLTDILGMEDHLGDMDFKVAGTRDGITAFQMDVKTYEVNRDVLQKALEKAKIARLKILEIMYQTISEPRKELSPYVPIMKLIRIPVSKIGEVIGPGGKNIKEISELYNVEVYIEDDGRVKVTGTDSNKVDLALKHIQNMVTEVVKGGVFEGMVKRIEKYGIFVEVLPGKVGMLHVSNLKDKLQSFKVGDKVKVEVLSIEDQGKFQLKQLKEED from the coding sequence GTCAAGATTTTTTCCCTTTAACTGTTGAGTTCCAGGAAAAATTTTACGCGGTAGGAAAGATTCCAGGTGGTTTTATAAAACGAGAAGGAAAACCGAGTGACGAAGCTATACTTGCAGCACGACTTATAGACAGACCAATTAGACCCCTATTCCCAGAAAACTTTTTTAATGAAGTTCAGGTAATTGCAACTGTATTTTCAATGCTTAACGACGATAGTATTGAAACATGGGGAATAACTGGTGCATCTTTAGCTTTAAACCTTTCTCCAATACCATTTGAAGGAGTAGTTGCGGGGGTAAGAATCGGATATGTAGATGGAAAGTTTATAGCTTTTCCTACTCAAGAAGAATTAAAGAAATCCAAGATAGACATGGTGGTTGCAGGAACAAAAGATGCAATAACAATGGTTGAGGGTGAATCACTGGAAGTTTCTGAAGAAGAAATGGTGGAAGCCTTAATGTTTGCCCAAGAAAAGATTCTAGAAATAATAAAGCTTGAAGAAGAGATTATTTCAGAATTCAACATCGAAAAGTGGGAAGTTAAAAATGAAGTGGTACCAGAAGAATTCATCAACGATTATTTATCTTTGATAGACGAAGGTGAACTTGAAAATGTTCTTCTCACTCAGGGTAAAAAAAACAGGGATAAGGCTTTATCAGAATTTAAAGAACAGATAACGAAAAATTTTGAAGAAACATTTTTAGAAAAGTGGAGTGAAAACTTTTACGAAGATAAAAAAAGATTTTTACACAATGCTTTTGAAGATAAACTTCAGAAAACGATGAGGAATATGATCGTTCAACAAAACAAAAGAGTTGATGGAAGAACTACTGATGAAATTAGAAACATTAATTGTGAAGTTGGATTAATACCAAGAGTCCATGGTTCAGCTTTATTTACTAGAGGAGAAACTCAATCACTTGGAACCGTAACTTTAGGAGCACCCATGGATGTTCAAATAATCGATACTATCTTTAGTGATGAGGAAAAAAGATTTATGTTACATTATAACTTTCCCCCTTTTTCCACAGGAGAAGTAAAAAGGTTGAGAGGGGTTAGTAGAAGAGAAATTGGACATGGACATCTTGCAGAAAGAGCTCACAAAAATCTTATCCCCAATGATGAGGAATTCCCTTACACAATAAGAGTGGTTTCTGATATTTTGGAATCAAACGGTTCATCCTCAATGGCTAGTGTTTGTTCTGCATCTTTAGCTTTAATGGATGCAGGTGTACCTATAAAAAAACACGTTGCAGGTATAGCAATGGGTTTAATATTTGAAAATAACGATTTCGTAGTTTTGACAGATATATTGGGGATGGAAGATCATCTCGGTGATATGGATTTCAAAGTTGCTGGTACAAGAGATGGAATAACAGCTTTTCAAATGGATGTTAAAACTTATGAGGTTAATAGAGACGTACTTCAAAAAGCTTTGGAAAAAGCTAAAATTGCTAGATTAAAAATACTTGAAATAATGTATCAAACTATTTCTGAACCGAGAAAAGAATTGTCACCGTATGTTCCAATAATGAAATTGATTAGAATACCTGTTTCAAAAATTGGTGAAGTAATAGGCCCAGGAGGAAAAAATATAAAAGAAATAAGTGAATTATACAATGTGGAAGTATATATAGAAGATGATGGAAGGGTTAAAGTCACAGGCACCGATTCAAATAAAGTTGATCTTGCTTTGAAACATATTCAAAATATGGTTACTGAAGTAGTAAAAGGCGGAGTCTTCGAAGGTATGGTTAAAAGAATAGAGAAATATGGAATTTTTGTAGAAGTTCTTCCAGGAAAAGTTGGCATGTTGCATGTTTCAAACTTAAAAGATAAACTTCAAAGCTTCAAAGTTGGCGATAAGGTCAAAGTTGAGGTTTTAAGTATAGAAGATCAGGGTAAGTTTCAGTTAAAACAATTAAAAGAAGAAGATTAG
- a CDS encoding metal-dependent transcriptional regulator translates to MIPNISESLENYLRAIYILHIDGKIPRIKDISKILSVKDASSVDAIKRLEKIGYVIHERYGYVKLTDKGLLTAEKVYRRYIILIDFFVNILGLSKEEAYNLACGVEHHMNDKFYISLDGLILFLRRNPIEFAEAKNFIQKYTKKMPHDFKNTLWSLNKEEIAEVYDISGESSLRKLIIDKGIFPGLLVKITNKYKNSIEFSANDKIINLNQNEAEHIIIGPQNIL, encoded by the coding sequence TTGATTCCCAATATTTCCGAGAGTCTTGAAAATTATTTACGAGCTATATATATTTTACATATCGATGGTAAGATTCCAAGAATCAAAGACATATCTAAAATATTGTCGGTTAAAGATGCTTCTTCAGTTGATGCGATTAAAAGGTTAGAAAAAATTGGCTATGTCATACACGAAAGATATGGATACGTTAAATTAACTGATAAAGGACTACTAACAGCGGAAAAAGTTTATAGAAGATATATAATTTTAATAGACTTTTTTGTAAACATTTTAGGATTATCAAAAGAAGAAGCTTACAATTTAGCTTGTGGTGTAGAACATCATATGAACGATAAATTTTATATTTCATTGGATGGTTTAATACTTTTCTTAAGAAGAAATCCCATAGAATTTGCAGAAGCAAAAAATTTTATTCAAAAATATACAAAAAAAATGCCCCACGATTTCAAAAATACTTTATGGAGTTTAAATAAAGAAGAAATTGCTGAAGTTTACGATATTTCTGGAGAATCTTCCTTAAGAAAATTGATAATTGACAAAGGAATATTTCCGGGTTTGTTGGTTAAGATTACAAATAAATATAAAAATTCCATTGAATTTTCAGCTAATGATAAAATAATTAATTTAAACCAAAATGAAGCTGAGCATATAATTATTGGCCCACAAAATATTTTATAA